Proteins from a single region of Salvelinus sp. IW2-2015 linkage group LG4p, ASM291031v2, whole genome shotgun sequence:
- the six9 gene encoding homeobox protein six1a, which produces MAMVFSAEQVACVCEVLLQSGRMESLTGFLRTLPPPSSSCLGGLESVLKARAAVAFHLGCFSDLYALLEGFPFSNRSHPLLQQLWLRAHYLEAECQRGRPLGAVGKYRVRRKFPLPRTIWDGEETSYCFKEKSRSVLREWYYHKPYPSPREKRALAAATGLTATQVSNWFKNRRQRDRATHGTTGEQEGCGPLIGSNRTPGAAYPSSDNDLSSPGTPSPPFSCPQPPPLSHMGGGQL; this is translated from the exons ATGGCAATGGTCTTCTCGGCAGAACAAGTGGCGTGTGTGTGCGAGGTCCTTCTGCAGAGCGGACGCATGGAGAGCTTGACTGGCTTCCTCCGCACTCttccccccccttcctcctcttgcCTGGGGGGTCTGGAGAGCGTCCTGAAGGCACGGGCTGCCGTGGCCTTCCATCTGGGGTGCTTCTCAGACCTCTACGCCCTCCTGGAGGGCTTCCCCTTCTCCAATCGCAGCCACCCCCTGCTGCAGCAGCTCTGGCTGAGGGCACACTATCTGGAGGCTGAGTGCCAGAGAGGGCGCCCCCTTGGGGCTGTGGGGAAGTACCGCGTACGCCGTAAGTTTCCCCTGCCAAGAACCATCTGGGATGGAGAGGAGACCAGCTACTGCTTCAAG GAGAAATCCCGGAGTGTGCTGCGGGAGTGGTATTACCATAAACCTTACCCTTCACCACGTGAGAAACGAGCGCTTGCGGCCGCCACCGGTCTCACCGCCACCCAGGTGAGCAACTGGTTCAAGAACAGACGGCAACGGGACCGAGCAACTCACGGTACTACCGG ggaACAGGAAGGTTGTGGACCACTTATTGGCTCCAACAGAACCCCAGGAGCAGCATACCCCTCCTCTGACAATGACCTTTCATCTCCAGGCACCCCCAGTCCCCCCTTCTCCTGCCCCCAACCCCCACCTCTGAGCCATATGGGTGGGGGACAACTCTGA
- the LOC111960590 gene encoding homeobox protein SIX5-like, translating into MASLSLESAEQSENSTENPTQEAAPVKEETDPDEVSEQLLKTFQNSALSFSTDQVACLCEALLQAGNVDRLWRFLSTIPPSAELLRGNETLLKAQALVAFHREEFKELYAILESHDFHPSNHGFLQDLYLQARYKEAERSRGRSLGAVDKYRLRKKFPLPKTIWDGEETVYCFKEKSRNALKECYKSNRYPTPDEKKNLAKVTGLSLTQVSNWFKNRRQRDRTPSGTNSKSESDGNHSTDDEADDISDKPEDIVGSTASIISLSGTPCSTGGQIFLNGAGGFLTASHPLLINGGSLISGAGGGVIINGLTLSDGHTVTLSPISANSPLLXNGAQIISKSSXVVQDMGLEGQEVTAMEAQPSSAISLPLTEDRKTDNVSLMNPSTIPTLDFINVPEGMVLKAEDIQTVSPSPSSTFSPTLPSLVLTQNGHLSDTLQVSKSSPGVVISSPVVSLPNQQGEYVVFATAGSQLTPSSSICQVVSSYSYSTPQVFSLPQVVPSIQGVPVSQLVQHNPGGQCPQLVPVPPLTSSLPQGTLSQFQGHQTLNIAQPLPQHHTGSSTLGTGSTILSLSQLTNGQLPQGLTLQLGDQTSATIPSLTQIQSPLGHPQIISSPTQVVPVSQSKETTPAQLVPLSLPQLVPVSSAGQLSFPQVGPATHSLSGGAFQILASATGGGTPQGPFRINQLGPLQTVGPPTSMAPSVQLLNSGVIQLPSASPGNLLYGGSPILSYQNGKLILTIPAGIQFGSLPMKPVPEASTHLTNRVGPGLTLNPVIHPTPTLIPVSTSVSASNTLQTSPLCFINSSPLYCTHETGVPTNQSLSTTSPHTLDLSATHTPPNALTPESMLSLSPMCSGVTPTTQLSQTTWSPVPLSTSASLTMFDVRGKGDLPEDPALLGLPGGEALLLGSPSPEQDVDRVSPLGDPEEMDGDPKILTQLQSVPVDDELRL; encoded by the exons ATGGCTTCCTTGTCTTTGGAGTCTGCAGAACAATCTGAGAATAGCACAGAGAATCCTACCCAAGAGGCCGCTCCGGTGAAAGAGGAGACGGATCCGGATGAAGTTTCGGAACAATTGCTAAAAACTTTTCAGAACTCGGCGCTCAGCTTTTCGACCGATCAAGTAGCATGTCTGTGCGAAGCCCTTCTACAGGCAGGCAATGTGGATCGCCTGTGGAGATTCCTATCAACCATCCCTCCTTCGGCCGAGCTGCTACGTGGCAACGAGACGCTGCTCAAGGCCCAGGCACTGGTCGCTTTCCACCGGGAAGAATTCAAGGAGCTGTACGCAATATTGGAAAGCCACGACTTTCACCCGAGCAACCATGGGTTCCTGCAGGACCTCTACTTGCAGGCGCGCTACAAGGAGGCAGAGAGGTCCCGAGGTCGTAGCCTGGGCGCTGTGGACAAGTATCGGCTTCGGAAGAAGTTTCCCCTGCCGAAAACAATCTGGGATGGAGAGGAAACGGTGTATTGTTTCAAGGAGAAGTCTCGGAATGCACTGAAAGAGTGTTACAAAAGCAACAGGTACCCCACTCCAGACGAGAAGAAAAACTTGGCCAAAGTGACTGGACTCTCCCTCACACAAGTCAGCAATTGGTTCAAGAATCGACGGCAGAGAGACCGAACCCCGTCTGGTACCAACAGCAAAAG TGAGTCCGATGGCAACCACAGCACAGACGATGAGGCTGACGACATCTCAGACAAACCAGAGGACATTGTGGGCTCCACAGCCTCCATCATCTCCCTCTCTGGTACCCCCTGCAGCACTGGAGGCCAGATCTTCCTCAACGGGGCTGGTGGGTTCCTCACCGCCTCCCACCCCTTACTCATCAACGGGGGCTCCCTGATCTCCGGGGCAGGGGGTGGCGTCATCATCAACGGGCTGACCCTGAGCGATGGTCACACGGTTACCCTCAGCCCCATATCGGCTAACTCRCCTCTGCTCTWCAATGGAGCGCAGATCATATCCAARAGCAGTGMGGTTGTGCAGGATATGGGTCTGGAGGGCCAGGAGGTTACAGCCATGGAGGCCCAGCCCAGCTCTGCCATCTCCCTTCCCCTGACCGAGGACCGTAAGACGGACAATGTTAGCTTGATGAACCCCTCGACTATCCCCACCCTGGACTTCATCAATGTCCCAGAGGGGATGGTTCTCAAAGCAGAGGACATCCAGAcagtctctccttccccctcctcaacattctcccccaccctcccctcaCTGGTTCTGACTCAAAATGGCCACCTCTCCGACACCCTCCAGGTCTCTAAGTCATCCCCGGGCGTGGTCATCTCCAGCCCTGTAGTGAGCCTCCCCAACCAGCAGGGGGAGTATGTTGTGTTTGCCACAGCTGGTTCTCAGCTCACCCCCTCCAGCTCCATCTGCCAGGTGGTGTCATCCTACAGCTACTCCACCCCACAGGTATTCTCCCTGCCTCAGGTGGTGCCCTCCATCCAGGGTGTCCCCGTATCCCAACTGGTCCAACACAACCCTGGAGGCCAGTGTCCCCAGTTAGTCCCTGTcccccccctcacctcctccctcccccagggCACCCTCTCCCAGTTCCAGGGCCACCAGACTCTGAACATTGCCCAACCCCTCCCCCAGCATCATACTGGTTCGTCTACATTGGGAACGGGATCCACCATCCTCTCCCTGTCCCAGCTCACCAATGGACAGCTCCCCCAAGGACTCACACTCCAGCTGGGTGACCAGACCTCAGCTACAATCCCCAGTCTGACACAGATCCAGTCCCCACTAGGCCATCCCCAGATCATCTCCTCCCCTACCCAAGTGGTTCCCGTCTCCCAGTCGAAAGAGACAACCCCAGCCCAGTTGGTTCCCCTTTCCCTGCCCCAGCTGGTGCCTGTCTCCTCCGCGGGACAACTTTCCTTCCCTCAGGTCGGCCCGGCCACCCATTCCCTATCTGGAGGGGCTTTCCAGATCCTAGCCTCGGCCACTGGAGGTGGGACACCTCAGGGGCCATTTAGGATAAACCAGCTGGGACCCCTCCAGACTGTAGGCCCCCCGACCAGCATGGCTCCTAGTGTCCAGCTCCTCAACTCTGGGGTCATTCAGCTCCCCTCCGCCTCGCCAG GGAATCTCCTCTATGGTGGAAGCCCCATCCTGAGTTACCAAAACggcaagctgatcctaactaTCCCGGCTGGCATCCAGTTCGGCAGCCTGCCCATGAAACCCGTCCCTGAGGCTTCTACCCACCTCACCAACAGAGTAGGCCCCGGACTCACTCTCAACCCTGTCATCCACCCTACACCTACCCTCATCCCAGTCTCcacctctgtctcagcctccaacaCCCTCCAGACGTCCCCCCTCTGCTTCATCAACTCCTCTCCGCTCTACTGCACCCATGAGACGGGTGTCCCCACCAACCAGtccctctccaccacctcccCACACACCCTGGACCTCTCTGCCACCCACACCCCTCCCAATGCCCTCACCCCAGAGAGCATgctctctctcagccccatgtGCAGCGGAGTGACCCCCACCACTCAGCTCTCCCAGACCACCTGGAGCCCTGTCCCCCTCTCCACCTCTGCCAGCCTGACTATGTTTGACGTCCGTGGGAAGGGGGATCTACCCGAGGACCCAGCTCTGCTGGGCCTACCTGGAGGCGAGGCACTGCTACTGGGGAGCCCCTCTCCAGAACAGGATGTGGACAGGGTGTCGCCATTGGGGGACCcagaggagatggatggagacCCCAAGATCCTCACCCAGCTACAATCAGTCCCTGTGGATGACGAGTTGAGGCTGTAA